In Populus alba chromosome 4, ASM523922v2, whole genome shotgun sequence, the genomic window taaaaaaaaaaaaaccaaaagaataaagactaaatttgatataaaaattaaataaaactaaatgatGAACAAGGAAATTGAAggcacaaataataataaaaaatatgtaaaaaacaaaacaaaacaattagcAATCATaagaataagaactaaattgaatataaaaaactaatgataGGATACCTTTATATTTTGGCATGCCAATGCAAAACCCAaggagaataaagaaaaaaaaaggagaaaaacaaaagttcaCCAGAGCCCAACTATTGTGCCATCGTGAACATGTGCCTAACCACCAGGAAGAGTACGTCAGAAAGCTTTCAACATCACCATGTAAGGAAGCATTTTGTCGTCTTATGATGCCTCATGTGCTGTCTGAAGATGAAAGAGGCTCTCAAAATGCTAGCGAGTGTGTTGTACGCATGAGCCaccttttgtttctaaaatatattttatatttattaaaatataattttaataaatatttaataattttttcagtgAGATGTCAAACCCAACATCGGATGTACCCAAGgaaattctttatatttttactattgcTCGTCTTTTGGTATCTATTTTCCACAAAGACCATCACCAAGCAATCTTCTCAATTGATAAGTAATTATTTTAGTGTATCATTTTAAGACTTAAGAGAGTCTATAACAAGATAGGTTAGTGACATGTCAGACCCAAAACAATTGGGTTTGGCGATTAGCCGAACCTAACAAAATATAGGTTTGGCGAGATGCTAGACCCAATTTATTTAGGTTTAACCATCATCCTTAGGTTCATCTATCAGCTAAACCTAAGGAAACATAACCCTGGTGAGATACCAAACCCAACAAGCTTGGGTTGAGTCATCAATTGAATCCAAGGTAACATAATTCATCATGCCCTTTAACTTAGGTCAAGTTACATCTCATGTCTTATGTATTCAAGAGTAAGGAGTCTTGCTTATagaatgattatataaatcatCTGTGTATGAGGTAATGATTTATCTACACTTATAGATGTACAAAAGGTCTCTTGAGAGACTTACCATACTTATTATCTTACTAATCATATGTAAGtgatatttgtttcttattaatgtcactaaaagaaaatgacattttagtcatttctttctttgaaaaCGACAACGTCAGGGAGTATAAACATCTCCTAAACCATCTAGGTAAGACGTTCAGaacctttttatttcttaagagcttgtatatatttaaaagtattaatccTTTTAGAATACAAGAACAAGCATCACTTGTTCTTGGAATTGAaagttcttttaaattatttcttgtcTTTCCTATAAAGTTATTGGCTTTATCATTGGAGTGTCTTTAAATCCCCCAATTGGAACTATTTTTATAGGTAGGGCTTTACTATTAATTTGTGTTATAATGTTGTggtcacacaaattaattaccctagcttaaataaacaagatagtatagagaaATCAATGGGTCCATCCCACGAGAAAGGTCTAGTACAAGTTTTTATGTTAGATGATATGAAATTTGAGGGGTTTTGAGGTTATCTAGGTTATGCTATGGTAAATAGAATAAAACAATCAagctaaattaaatacattcgAAACTTATCAAGAGAGAAAACCTTGGTCTCAAGTAAACATCCATTTACGGAAATCAGAATTGATCATTGAAATgatacatcaatttatattctagattttttaaaaaatattagttagtTAACCGATCCGTAGTATAATTAACCCTAACCATTAAACAACTACAATATTCgtactagtaatttaattcaatggcaaccTGAAGAACTAGAtaggttgataaatctaaaCAACATAACTGTTTGTAgtctatatttgatttgatcgaatgtttttttttttttaagattaataacatagatttgccataattattaaacGTAGTTGCTTCACAAATTTATATATCACAACTTCAGTTTTGATAGCAAACTTAGTAATAGATTGTtagaataataacttagagttcgttctaacaataaaactaaataatcaTAGGAAAACAAGCATACTCATCATAACTAAATAATCATAGGAAAACAAGCAtactcatcatataaactgaaaagaaaaggtaaaatagatttCACAGTTTTTGAAATTCGAAGGTTTCTTGTGTtgttgcaaccaagaaaaagaactTAACCTTGCATGTCTatcaaaaaactaatgaaacGAAGAGATGAATACATAATTTCAGGCATATGAGGAAAGTGtggattttttcttctctttctagcTGCTCCTcccttcctttctctctttctttttatttgataggaaaccctaatccctACTTCTCTACAAAATGGTCCTTttctaagtagacaatttatatttaagtagTGCAATacctattttcctaaaaaaaaagagtgttgcataaaatcttcaagctttgactttggACTTTGAGAAGTTAAATTGCCCAAATAAAGACTTGGATGTCTTTTTGCATACTTGGGAAGTAAATTagacttgtttcttcacaaaacatgTCTGTTGGCAAAAAATTATAAGTCGTCCtacaaaaatcatatatatctCTCATACAAGCTCGTTTTCTACTAAAACTTGGTAGGCGGATAGGTCTTCGAGTCAAGAATCCAAAAGAATTGAGTTTGCGTTAAATGAACTTCTCTaactcaagatattcaagtcagAATGACCAAAagtcaacaatgataaaatgcGAGATTTGTCTTTGAAggctgtgatttccatgcttttttttctttcttgctatACATGTATAGAAATGTATGAATGTTAGTTTTATAATGcaactagaatcacttcatttcaacctcTAGAGCACAAGCTCTACACAAAATATCGATCAGAGATTAAATCTGCTAATGTTCGACATGGGCTGGAACATGGTTTGAAttatctctaatttattttttgaatcttacatctaaaaatgtttttaaaatataaaacaaagaatatcaagatattttatatatacaagATTGACAAAATAATGGAGGAATATAGTTGCATCAATTTAGTGTTTCCTAGGCCAATTAAGGAGAAGAAAACTATTTACCTGAAAGCTTGATTAACCGCTGCCCACAAACTAATAAATAACGTAATAAATATTCTGGTTGTTAGGACATCATCAACGGTTGAcattaatctctctctctctctctctctctttgtttacAATTATGTTGTTGCTCAGAGAGTAGAGGCACTGGttataccatttttattttttttttaaccttgaaaCACCATATACcagaaacaaaataacaaatgtGAAGTCATAAGAGCACATGGACTGCAAAGGTAGACATGATACGAGGACGAAAGATGACAATTCAATCAAGTAAATGCTGAGCAGTCAGTCAATGTTCATAGAGTAACAGTTTCCTTTCCAACTAAAAATGAGACGTCCTTTCGTCTGCTTTCCACCAATAACAAGAGCATGTTTCACTAAAATCCAGGAGGGTTTTTCCTTTCAAGACTTGGGAAGGGGCTGCCCTTTCAAGAATGATTTGAATAGCTGAAGGGCTGCTCTTGGCTTGAAAAGTGGCACTTCATGACCAGCCCCCCTCACTGTTGCAAATGTCAGCCCTTCATATACCTCTGTCCACCCTCCCACCTTCACAAAACCACATCCAATTATGTATCACAACTTTAGTTGGTTTGAAAATCAGGTCATTGATATCTTGACCATGATAAGAACCCAGTATATTGATTAAAGCTCAGCAGCTAAAAAGAAGACATTGTTTGTTTGTATCTATCGTGATGAAGCCTTAATCAGAATCTTATGTTAGGTATCGATAGCTATGCTAAAGTGGGCGAATCAAGAACAGACGAAAACAATGACCGAGTGGTGACAAAGTTTGGTAAGCTGGATTGCTCTGACTTTCTGTTCTATGCTCAAGTGGTTGAACACATTTAACAAGGACTGATTCTGGTAGGTTTCCCTAGTGGGCAATAGAAGACTATTATTACAACATTCTATCAATTCCAGACCAGTATAACTAAAGAAGATGGATAGAATGCTGACCTGCTTCTTAACATACCAAGGATGCCATGGAGTTTTTGTCGCTAATTTAAGTTGAGCAAGGGAGTATCTAGTAGCTGTAACTGGCACAACCGAGTCGACGTCGCCACTGCAATAGTTCGATGGAAAAGAGAAGGCGATTCTCAGTTAAACATTACATTTGAATAATAACGTTGGGGGATCATTGTAGTAAGCCAAGAAAAATAGCTCACCTGAATACCCAAATCCTCAATCCACTAGCAAGCATTTCTCGGTAAATTGGGAGAACCGAAACATCCGTGTCGTTCCAGTTACGATTTAGTACTTCACTGtataaacaaaaacatcaatttagttCTTCAGGAAAACGTATGAACTCCCTTTGATTGTTTTTTGCACATTGACTGTATACATGCCCAGTGTTCTGGCAATTCACCTGCAAGCTGTCCACTTGTAAGGAGTTTTGGTCACATTGGCATGGAGTGCTTTCTGCACATCTGGTCTATTGTAATAAATCTCAGCATATTTTTCAGTACAGGGATCATAGCCAGACAATCGCCTGACAACCTGATAGTTACAGAAAAAATAGAAGGTATCAATCCCAAGGAGATAGCATATGGATTTTGACAAAACTTACTCAGAATTGTTAATCCTATTACTATTTGCTAGTATTACTTTGGGTATAGGAACTTACTCAGAATTACACATACCTTGTAGGGACGGTGAGGCAATCGAATACTCTGATGAGTGGAGGTGCTACCATCAGAGTTGTTGCAGGGCGGTGCATAAATGTTGTACTGATCAATGTTTCCAAATTCTTGATCCATGGCATAGCTATACAATGATTCACATTCGACTGATTCCTTCTGCCTTCGAAAATCGCACGTGTTGATGAGCTGCTGATATGTTCTATCAGAGATCATCGCATGGCTCCACCAGTACGTCACTGTTCCAAGGTTATCGTAATAGTTGTCCGTAACTGCATTCCCAACCTGGATACCATTTCATATCGATTTATTGATTGCAGGAATGCAATGCACAGGGAAAGAAAGTATACTTTTtattccatttatttttgttagaaagtaactttttttttaaaaaagtgaaactttcagaaaattaaattctaaaaaaatgaattatttttagatgtttggTTGATGTATTGCTAAATTTTTCgattgatcaattttttctaataacaaacaaacacaaaaaaaaaaaatttaaaaaatgatttcttgaaaatcacttttcaatttACTAGTTTTCTTTTATAGAATTGAAATTCCTACACAATCAGGCATTGCGTGTCATAATGTCTGATGAATGGGGCCTGGGAATGTAATATTAATAAGTCCATGATCTGTCTAGTTGTGATTGTGCAGAACACCCAAGTGAGAATAAAGCAATGCAAATGAAGCTATCAGGTAGTTCCACTGTGTGGATAAAAAGTTACCATGAATCCTTTAAGATTTATTGGATGCTTGGACCTTTTGTTGTACATCATAATTTCTCTAGCCAGCTGAGGAACATAGTGGCCTGCATAACTCTCTCCTGTAAGATATACTTCTCGGTTCTTGTATCGTGGGAATCGATTCATCCATCCAACCAGAAATTCCAACGAGTCCTTGGCTGAATCATGATGAAAAAATCAGACTAAAATACAATTGAAAACATACTTCTCAATGGCTAATAAGATTTCCTCCGGGTATTCCTTAAGTGCAGAGTGTCGAATGGTTAGCAAAAATGGCTTGCAACAGGTTTCAATTATTCACTACCAGATTAATTGCGTTCAGATATTGACGCGAACACTACAAATTATAGACAATCCAAAGACATGGGAGTCCCTGAAATGGTTAAAAATCCTATATCAAACTTCCCCTGTCGTTTAACAAATGCACTAAATGTGGACCAAAGGTCCACTATATCCAGCAATATGCAATTATACATTGGGACATATCATGACAAGTATCGATTGCTACCATTGATAAACACTAGGACCTGCGGTATCATCATTATAATGTAGTGGTGCTGCCTGGTCTTTCAAATTATGGCCTACAAAATAACCTATATGCACACTTTCTTTCTTCAACAACTAACAAACTTAGCGATAATTTACCAAACTATGACATAAAACGAATTCTACCAGTGCGAATATCGCCAGTATCAAGCAAATCAGAGGACCGATTGCTGTAAGAGAAGCCAACACCAGCAGGAGTTTCCAGGAACAAGAGGTTGGCCACAGAGTTCCATGAGAACTTGTTAAGGTACAATCCTGAGGCAGTCTTGTTGATTCTAAATGGCCCTATTTCCTCAGAAGCACCATATGCCACAGAAGAGCAACCAGGACCTGCTTGTTTACAAGTAAAAGGTAATGAAATCAAGACCATGATTCAAATGAAAGATACCAGAATATATGGTTTTGCTAGAAATGGTGAAAAGTAGTGCCAATAAATTCGACTCCACATCTTCTATGTGCCTCAACATGCGAAGTTTCTCTGAGCCTCGGCCCAATAGACAGAGTGATGTAAATATTTGATTTCAGAGAGAGATATGTTACGCGAAGTTGACTGGTTGAATGTATGAACTGTAGCGAGGGTAAAATTTAAGCTAATGAGTGGGGTTTAGCAAGAGAAGACAAAATGGGTGACGCTATAATTTGCTGGTTTAGTAATGCATTGATGGTACACCTACACAAGCTGACAACGATGGCTATGAGATCGTAATTGCTGTAACCTAATAATGAGCCCTCTTTTTGGTTGCTTTCAAGCATTTATCTTTCTGATCACTCCATGCAGAAGACTCAGAGAGTTCGTGTATTTAGACatgtaattgtttattttttgtattcttgcgttatgatttttctttcctttattatttttttttctttagctttttcaaggtatcaatttcttttctgttttctcaTCGGTGGTTAATAAAGGGGAGAAAGAGCCTATGCATCCCATCATTTATGAGTAGTTGGGTCATCATTTTTAGGCATTGGTAGGCCACGTTTGCCATTCATGTGGGCACTGGCCActcttttcctttcttcctAGTTTTTCTCCAGCAAATTAACTAGAGAAAAGCAAATGAGTTAAACTTCCATGCCTCTTTACTACTGTTTCTTTGGAGGAGTTTCGAGTTCCAAAGAACAAAACAGGTGTTCAAGAGTTGCAAGTACGAAGTAAATAGCAACTTCAATTCTAGTTCCAAAAGATAACTAGTACTCTGTACTCCTAGAAGAATCTAAAATCTTCATCATTCGTTGTCATGTCGGCAACAAAGAAAAGTAATCTGTTTCTGGACTTACAGATGAGAAACAAAGACGATATATATTAATTCTTGTTCCAAATAAAAGAGAATGCACGTTGACAGCAAGAACCACTGAAGTGTTTTTTTGAGCATGGATCACTAGTGCCCAATACAACAGtaacagaaaacaaaacaagcGATATGCATAGAGACATTTgtagagagaaggagagagcaGAAGGGGTCTGACCTCCATTGAGCCAAACAACCAAGGGTTTAGACGGGGGGTCATGGACAGCCTCAGTGAGCCAGTAGAAGAGAGCTCTACCAACAACTTTGTTAACAGTAACATAGCCAGAGAATTGTTGAAAAGAGACCTTAGGCTGCCCAGGAAGTGAAGATATCctgtctgcttcttcttctacttcatTTACTGCATGGTGATGGCTAGCACtagaaaaaacaaccaaaagcaaaacaagGACCATGGAAACAAAGATCTGTTTTTCAGCCATGACCATGGCCTTAATTAGTGGAAAGAAGAAGCGGAACTGAAGAAAATAAATGGGCTTGTCACTTCCTAGTAGGGTGTATGGGGCGTGTAATTAAATAGGAGAGAGAGGCAAGGCAGGGGACGGAAGGGAAGGGAAGTATCTTGAATGTCATCGGTCATCACTCAATAACACAACATTTTAGCCATTTGCACACCCATAATATTTGCTACAATTTGAAAAGACAACGCTAGCCTCACAACATTTCATAGATATTGATTTTGGTCAAAGTTTCAaagttcaaagaaaaagaaaatggcttgatttttttttttatttttttttttaagaggggtgtcacaattaaaaaaaatcaataaatattgtGATTCAAAACCCATGTCATTATTATTGGAACAGTAAACTCTTCTCATAAGAACTAATAAAGCTTGCAATTAGGGGTGGCCTCGTCTTTTGCGAGGGATTTATTGggcattataaaattaattggagACAAATTGATTGATTCACAcagattttattaacaaaataaaatgattttattgctcttaaaagaaaaaaagatatatagcTTTTGTTCAATggctttttttatctttttaatattatttgcataataaaattatgatgatatgcttaaaaaaaacattaaacttgcacAAATAGGCTTTTATGTCTTTATGTGTTTTTAGAAAAGTGAAGTGACAAAATTgcccttaaaattaaaaaaaaaaatctaaggttCATTTCAAGGGtgttttagtctttttattatgtttattttgttatttttaaggtTCATTTAAGGACTATttggtaatttaaaaaaattaaatattatgaaaaaaaaaggttatgcATCAGAGCGTGAAGCTCCTCACACCTTTCAAGCGATGCATGTGAGGCCATCCATTTACCGAACTCTATCATCCATGACAGAGTTGGAAGTGACGTGTCGTTCTATTCACAATGGCGGGGGGCATTCTCAAAATGGAAATACAATTAAGCTTCAatgaatcttttttcttttcctcttattttttctCTACCAACCTAGAAATTTGCGCtatccatttaaaaaatcaattatacccTTCAGTTTGtatttctatcaaatttgatatttattctttttattaccgtttgttttgcttttaatactttcaaaagcttatttttttgtttgaatttcatcctaaggcattttaattcatataatttGTTTATCCAATTTgaatcttattcttttgatttttttttttttgtgttttatccttgatttattttattttcaatttcacccctcatcgttttattgttttttattttggtccttattattttgattgctattttcttatctttttatatatatatatttttaatatttttccctctatattttattttattttttattcaattttggttctcattctttttatttgctattttttttatccttttctttcttaattttttttcaatttggtccctaattattttcttctatttattttttacatcggATTCGGTTCTTATTGTTTTGactgctatttattttgtttaaattttttttatgaatgaaaaatttacttcatgattttttttcatgcttgtCTTTCTACAAGGTAATCTCAGTTTTATGACTTGGGCTTGGTTTAAGTTCAgtcttttttaggttttttatttttaaaaaaaattcatcattaaacATTGGGTTATTGGACCTTAAGCTTTATTATttgttccatttttatttttatatggttatcctATCTAATATCTCAGGTTGTGGGTTAGTTAAATTAACCTaagttgactcaatttttttatcttgatgttttttatgaattttttttcagttttatcattTGGCATTAAATTATTAGCCCttgagctttgtgattttttccttttttttttgcagggtTATCCAAAGTACAGATTAGTCAAGTTAACTTAGgttcttttagtgtttttttatttaatcttgtcTCTTTTGttaggtcttttttttaaaaaatctattttgttttatccCAATCTCATATTACGAGAGGCAGGTTAATCAagttaacttatgttttttctttgacattacttttttaaaattgattttttttttaatttcatcctttgacATTAGGTTATTGATCCTTGAGCTATGTAatatctcttcattttttttttcctacaggttatctcaatctcatatctCGGGTGACATATTAATCAACTTAATCTGGGTtgactcaaattatttttatttgaatattttttataatagaaaaaatttgaCTCAACCCGCAGCATAACGTGAGCCACCTATCTAGTTTATGTATGAAGCAAAGGGTTGGTGATAACAAATCATCACATCACACTCTTTTATCTTTGCTCATCTTTGATATGATCCTTCCATgaagttttgtattttatacTCACATCATATGTCCTCAacgttgcttcttcttctttttattgttggtAAGAGTTGTTTTGAGATAACTTGTTCATTAATTAGGCTCGAGTCTCTCtccaaacaatttgaaaaacataccCTTTATATCGGTCTATTcatttagaaaaatttaataaattctaaaggcttaaacccaaaaaataaattaatgaagcaAATCTCCTTAACTACTAGGccaattttttaggtttaaatttgCTTTAGTAATTACTTGATTAGGGATGTGCTATGTTTAGCCTTGCttgtaaatgaatttttttttaatttcatttggaTTTTGGCAATATGCAAAATTGCTTTAAAAGATTCttgttgtcataacccaattttgaatCGCCTAAAAttcttttacaaaaatatttttctttccttgaaatattagagaaaacaaaaaaaatcataaattcaaaattcaaaaatattttcaaaacaaaaataaatgagcttttaagctgcaacaaatcaaaatactaGAGGGATAGTCAGAAAGGAATAGTGTTGATAAGATAGGCTAAagaaggacttaattgaaggaaaattaagtttgaaaatcaatttgattaaaatttgaagaattaattaatttcaagggCTTAATTAAACATCTAATAGGTTTTATTGACTTAATTGAGGACTTATTTGAAGAAAAGTTTAAGGTTGAAATCTAgcttgatcaaaattaaaagaattaattaagtttaagggcttaattaaacttttaataggtttaataagcaaaaaaaataattttaaaagtcaagttgggcaaaattgaaagaattaattaagttcaaggactaattggaaaaaaaaaattacatttatagGCTAAATTTGGATTAATTTGCAATGATTGACAGATCAAGGACCTGATTGAAGCTGTGATTAGCCTAATTGGTGCAATCAACGacttaattggaaaaaaaaaactagaagttCGAAAGACCAATTAAgaacattatttaaaatatccAAAACCAAGGATTGTGTTGAAAGGTTGCTAAAGTTAGAGGATacgattaaaaaattttaagtgtgaaattgaaataattccTAAAAATTAGATTCAATTGagggtttaattttaaaaactcaaaagattGAAGGTTGCAATTGAAAAAGAAGATTAAAGCCCTAATTAATCTACAGTTACCGAAACAACTACAttccatttaaataaaaacaatgtgtgTCGatcaaaatagtttattttggtttaaaataaagttgtttttattttggtctcataaaaaaatatataagggcTAGATGATTTATTGTCTAAAAATATACTGAAATGTCTTCCCTATATCGGAAGGTCCCCAGTTATCGACTAGAACCCTATTATACTTCAATATTCAACcaattatatgtgtgtgtgtgtgtgtgtgtgtaggatGTTACTATTTTAAAGTTTAGATTGATGATtgattgatattaaattttaaaataatagattttttttattgtacttgaatattttgtttgatttattatgatttgatatatttttttttttatcatttgtttgaGAAAGCTATTAGAGAAATTTATATGAAATGATTTTAGAGTAATTGACATGTCAAATGTTTTGgtaattttctttcaaagaaaataacaacataaaaaacaataaaaatgaatgatctatagagttgaaatttttttgttaattttagataAGCCTTAGTTTTGAAagcatgatctaaaaaaaaaaaaaaggtaaatagaaatttgaagagttgtcaataaaattaaaaatgattaatgTTGCTGGATtgcattttatttgttgttaatttttcaaaagctatacattgattttaattgaaggatttaaaaaataatagacttGCTTGTAGGTATTAACCAATAGATTgaattttccataaaaaaaacacaataaagaatgataattttaatcaatCCAAGATGGTACGTTTAACATTAGGTCATGTTTTCTAGAtactgattaaaaattaaaataaaatgataaaaataaataataaaataaaataataaaaaaataaaaaattatctttatattaattgttttattagcTAACTCAAGAtggattgattttatattagatCCTATCTTTTAAGTATCAGTTATAAGATAATAGTATCAATTAATTCTTGATTGTTGAATTGATTGTTTCTATTAGTTAGCAATTGACCCAAGATGGTGTGATGGACCTTTTTTCTTTAGATGTCAGGAAGTGAATAATAGCATCaattaatacatgatttttgggatattaatcaataaaattttcaaatagatAATATGAATTTTTCAACCTAAAATAAGCCTTATATATGGATGCACCCATCATTTCCAAATAATCCACGATAGTAAGGTCCAATATGGACCCTATCCTTTGAACAttgttttatgaataaaaatgataCCTTGAATAATATACATATCACTTTAGgcaaacaacaataaaacacatctatcattgaaaacaaacaataatcaaGATTTTCTTAGACAAGAAATAGAGTATGATAtctatcttttatattatataactacTCTCTTACCTAAAATCTTTGAAGATCAATTAGGATTTCTAGTTACCACaaaactaggtggtgactctatACTTCTTACCCCTTTTACACATCAGCTTGCCCCAATGTCCACATGCGACaagaataaagattaaaattgaaataaaaaaagatgacccACACGTacttttttaggaaaagaagagaaaataaaagaaaaaaataaccacattGACAAACCATCTATATACTACTAACACGCGTTATGCTATGTGAAAGATAACATAATGACACTTCTAACAAAACAACGAAAGAGCATGTTTAACAACCAAGAGATACTACACGAGTTGTTCAAAGTGTATAAGTATCT contains:
- the LOC118055079 gene encoding serine carboxypeptidase-like 25; this translates as MVMAEKQIFVSMVLVLLLVVFSSASHHHAVNEVEEEADRISSLPGQPKVSFQQFSGYVTVNKVVGRALFYWLTEAVHDPPSKPLVVWLNGGPGCSSVAYGASEEIGPFRINKTASGLYLNKFSWNSVANLLFLETPAGVGFSYSNRSSDLLDTGDIRTAKDSLEFLVGWMNRFPRYKNREVYLTGESYAGHYVPQLAREIMMYNKRSKHPINLKGFMVGNAVTDNYYDNLGTVTYWWSHAMISDRTYQQLINTCDFRRQKESVECESLYSYAMDQEFGNIDQYNIYAPPCNNSDGSTSTHQSIRLPHRPYKVVRRLSGYDPCTEKYAEIYYNRPDVQKALHANVTKTPYKWTACSEVLNRNWNDTDVSVLPIYREMLASGLRIWVFSGDVDSVVPVTATRYSLAQLKLATKTPWHPWYVKKQVGGWTEVYEGLTFATVRGAGHEVPLFKPRAALQLFKSFLKGQPLPKS